In candidate division Zixibacteria bacterium HGW-Zixibacteria-1, one DNA window encodes the following:
- a CDS encoding inositol monophosphatase → MISNSELKQLTAFARKMAREAGGILLKKSRQRHRIMLKGRVDLVTDADLASEKYIVGAVSKKFPSHSILAEEEAARDNHSDYRWIIDPLDGTTNFAHDFPFYCVSIGLEYKGSIVAGVVFDPERDEMFHACRGGGAFLNRKKIRVSNQSKLENALLATGFPYDIGNSREDNLNYFRRFAKTARGVRRAGSAALDLCYLACGRFDGFWELKLHPWDTAAAKIIVEEAGGIVTDFQGGKYSIYDKYILAGNRKIHTRMKKILAE, encoded by the coding sequence ATGATTTCAAACAGCGAACTCAAACAACTGACCGCTTTTGCCCGGAAGATGGCCCGGGAAGCAGGCGGAATTTTGCTCAAGAAAAGCCGCCAAAGACACCGGATAATGCTCAAGGGAAGAGTCGATCTTGTCACCGATGCCGACCTGGCCTCGGAGAAGTACATTGTCGGCGCCGTTTCCAAAAAATTTCCAAGTCATTCCATTCTTGCCGAGGAAGAAGCCGCCCGCGACAATCACTCCGATTACCGATGGATCATCGACCCATTGGATGGGACGACTAATTTTGCTCATGATTTTCCCTTTTACTGTGTCTCAATCGGATTGGAATATAAAGGCAGCATCGTGGCCGGAGTGGTGTTTGACCCGGAGCGGGATGAGATGTTCCATGCCTGCCGTGGCGGCGGGGCCTTTTTGAATCGGAAAAAAATCCGGGTTTCGAATCAATCGAAACTCGAAAACGCCCTGCTGGCCACCGGGTTTCCTTACGACATCGGAAATTCACGTGAGGATAATTTGAACTACTTCCGGCGCTTTGCCAAAACCGCCCGGGGTGTCCGGCGAGCCGGCTCGGCGGCGCTCGATCTCTGCTATCTTGCCTGCGGGAGGTTTGACGGATTCTGGGAGCTGAAACTGCATCCCTGGGATACCGCCGCGGCCAAAATTATTGTCGAGGAAGCCGGTGGAATTGTCACCGATTTCCAGGGTGGAAAGTATTCTATTTACGACAAATATATTCTGGCCGGGAATCGAAAAATTCACACCCGAATGAAAAAGATCCTGGCCGAATAA